Within the candidate division WOR-3 bacterium genome, the region AGCGCGAAGACTTCAAGAAACGGCTCGCCGCCGGCGCCCCGATCCAGATGCACGAACTGCTCTACCCTCTGTTCCAGGGCTACGACTCGGTCGCGGTCAAAGCCGACGTCGAACTCGGCGGCGCCGACCAGTACTGGAATCTGCTGGTAGCGCGCGAACTCCAGCGCGAGTACGGACAAGAGGCGCAGGTCGTGATGACCGTGCCGCTGCTCGTGGGCCTCGACGGTGTACAGAAGATGTCCAAGTCCTACGGCAACTACGTGGGCATTACCGAGCCGCCGCGCGAGATGTTCGGGAAGCTCATGTCCATCCCCGACGCACTAGTCATGAACTATTTCGAGCTCTGCACCGACCGGCCCGACGCGGAGCTGGCGGCTCTGAAGCAACGGCTCGCAGCGGGCGAGAACCCGCGCGACATCAAGGTCGAGCTGGCCAAAGACATTATCACCCTCTACCACTCGCGCGCGGCGGCCGACGACGCGGCGGCCGAGTTCGACCGCATCTTCCGCGACAAACAGGTGCCGGACGAGATGCCCGAGTTCAAGGTTCCTGCCGCCGGCATCAACATCATTGACCTTGTGGTCACCGCCGGCCTTCTCCCCTCCAAGACCGAAGCCCGCCGCAAGCTGGTTGAGGGAGCGCTCTACCTCGACAACGAGCGCGTGGCCGACGCCGGCCTGCTCGTCAAAGCCACCGGCCCTGCCGTCCTGAAAGTCGGCAAGCGCCGCTTCCTCCGTCTCGTCCCCTAGCTCAAGCCGCCGACCGCCAGGCCCGCATTGAGCTTCAGCCCGAAACGGTGTCTCACCACTCTACTCCACAGCTGCCGCCGAGGCCGGGAATCGGACCGTGCCCCAAGCCGGGACAGGTTCTGATGTTCGGCCCTCGCGCTGAGAGCGCGTTTGTGTCAC harbors:
- a CDS encoding tyrosine--tRNA ligase, whose translation is MADSPPLAASPSPLAPLLRGIDRLETEAELTAKLEKSQKTGKPLRVKYGVDATGPLIHLGFAVGLRKLRQFQDAGHIAVPIIGDFTASIGDPSGRSKTRPQLSMDEIRSNMERYQEQMFRILDPARCEFRYNSEWSAPMGGADVIKLAAKYTVARLIEREDFKKRLAAGAPIQMHELLYPLFQGYDSVAVKADVELGGADQYWNLLVARELQREYGQEAQVVMTVPLLVGLDGVQKMSKSYGNYVGITEPPREMFGKLMSIPDALVMNYFELCTDRPDAELAALKQRLAAGENPRDIKVELAKDIITLYHSRAAADDAAAEFDRIFRDKQVPDEMPEFKVPAAGINIIDLVVTAGLLPSKTEARRKLVEGALYLDNERVADAGLLVKATGPAVLKVGKRRFLRLVP